From the Panthera leo isolate Ple1 chromosome C1, P.leo_Ple1_pat1.1, whole genome shotgun sequence genome, one window contains:
- the VMA21 gene encoding LOW QUALITY PROTEIN: vacuolar ATPase assembly integral membrane protein VMA21 (The sequence of the model RefSeq protein was modified relative to this genomic sequence to represent the inferred CDS: inserted 1 base in 1 codon) codes for MKGYSCQSKLVWSSQAVLCRLFNVVEALLHVSAAKKTELSPGNPDFKSAILKMFKNEKTKSKEVKKNESSLASTLKTLLFFTALMITVPRGLYFTTKSYAFEGAFGMSNKDSYFYAAIVAVVIIHVMLVXFVYVAWNEGSRQWREDKQD; via the exons ATGAAAGGGTATTCATGCCAGTCCAAACTGGTCTGGTCCTCTCAAGCCGTGTTATGTAGACTG TTCAATGTGGTGGAAGCTTTACTTCACGTGAGTGCAGCCAAGAAGACAGAGCTCTCTCCAGGCAATCCAGACTTTAAATCAGCTATTTTAAAGATGTTCAAGAACGAAAAAACCAAATCTAAAGAAGTAA aaaaaaatgaaagttcatTAGCATCTACCCTGAAGACGCTCCTGTTCTTCACAGCTTTAATGATCACTGTACCTCGTGGGTTGTATTTCACGACTAAATCTTATGCTTTTGAAGGTGCCTTTGGGATGTCCAATAAGGACAGCTATTTTTATGCTGCTATTGTTGCGGTGGTCATCATCCATGTGATGTTGG CTTTTGTTTATGTGGCCTGGAATGAAGGCTCACGACAGTGGCGAGAAGACAAACAGGATTAA